In Phoenix dactylifera cultivar Barhee BC4 chromosome 1, palm_55x_up_171113_PBpolish2nd_filt_p, whole genome shotgun sequence, the genomic stretch TTGTTTGGCTGCATCTCTCCCGTCACCCCATTTCAAAGTACgacattccaatccatttgtgTGGTCAGGAGATGGTGGCAGGCTGAACATGGCAGCCAAACGGAGGAGGGGCAGAAAAGTAGAAAAGCTCCTTCAGGAACTTGAAAGATCTCCATTGCGCCCTCCTTAATTACGAGAAGAGCGTCTCCCAGCATGGCACTCTTTCATCTCTCGTCTCTCTGCCTTCTCTCATTCCACAAAGCACTggactcctcttcctctcttctccctcgCAAGCCCACTTCCATATATCCAATCTCCACGACCAACTTTGGCAGCTCCAACATTCACCGAACAAAAAAAATTCCGAGGAAAAGGAGACGACTGGGGGAGTGCTGGGCTGCAGTAGTGGACGATGTGGACAAGGAGGTATTGCTTCCACCGGGAACGGAGgagcagcaggaggaggaagccgcCGAGGAGTATGACTGGAGGGAGGAGTGGTACCCACTCTACCTGGCGGCCGAGGTGCCCGACGACGCACCCCTCGGCCTCACCGTCTTCCACAAACAGGTCGTTCTGTATCGAGATGGCGGCGGCGTTCTCCGCTGCTACGAAGACCGATGCCCCCACCGGTATGAAATTGCACCAGATTCGTCATCATTTCAGGGATCGTGATGAACTTCTTATTTTCATATCAAATCTTTACGTGATGATAGCATGAAGTAACACTTCCGAGCTCGGAAGAGACGTATCATTCTCTTCTGTAACCCTGCTTTCGTTTTAAATGGAGAACTaattgctgaaataattaaatgGCGAACTAAGTCTGAAAACCTTTTCAGATTAGCAAGGCTCTCCGAAGGGCAGCTGGTTGATGGGAGATTGGAGTGCCTCTACCACGGATGGCAATTCGATGGCGATGGGAAATGCGTGAAGATCCCACAGGTTCGATCGCCGAAAGTTTCTCCCGGTTTTTTATTATACCTCTCCTGCTATCCGAAAGGATGAGATCTTGAAGCAACAAATAGAATTAGTTCATGTGATGTGATGTCGATTTCGTTGCAGTTGCCGGATGGTGGCAAGATACCGCAGGCTGCGTGTGCTAAAACCTATGAAGTTAGAGAATCTCAAGGAGTGGTATGGGTCTGGATGTCAGCGAAGAACCCGGCGAACGTTGACAAGCTCCCCTGGTTCGAGCACTATGACAGGCCGGGCTTCCAAGACCTATCCACCATCCATGAGCTCCCCTACGATCACTCCATCCTCCTCGAGAACCTCATGGACCCTGCGCATGTGCCCATCTCCCACGACCGAACCGACTGGACTGCCAAGAGAGAAGATGCTCAGCCACTGGTCTTCAATGTCACCGAGAGAACAAGCAGGGGATTTGCAGGGCAGTGGGGCCGATCCAAGAACCCGGCGCTGATGAACTTCCTTCGATTCCAAGCACCCTGTGTCCTTTCAAACAGCCTGGAGCTCGTCGACAAGAAAGGTGAAAAGCAGTACTTCTCAGCTCTGTTCCTATGTAGGCCAGCAGGCCAGGGGAAGTCGATGCTCATCGTGAGGTTTGGAGCGAGCACGAGACCGGTCCTTGCCAAATTGGTCCCTCAATGGTACCTCCACCAGAATGCCTGCAAGGTTTTCGAGCAGGACATGGGCTTCCTTTCTTCGCAAAATGAGGTTCTGATGAAGGAGAAGGTGCCGACGAAGGAGCTCTACCTTAATTTAAAGTCCTCGGATACTTGGGTTGCCGAGTATAGGAAGTGGATGGATAAGGTCGGACTCGGGATGCCTTACTACTTCGGCCACAGGTCCATCTCGCTGCCCAAAGAGCCTGCAGTGGTGGAACTAGCTCCGGCAGGGCTGGTTGCTGGGATCTCAGCTTCATTCCCTGCCAAGGGGGGACTGGGAACTCAACATGCACCGAATCCGGCAAACCGATACTTCCGCCACGTCGTCCACTGCAGGGGCTGTAGAAGTGCTGTCAGAGCATTTCAAGCATGGAAGGACGCACTACTGTTTCTCACCCTCGCAGCTCTGGCAACGGCAATTCTGGCAGCGGCTCGGAAATGGAAGGTTATTGCACTGGCATCAGCGGCATTGTTCTTCGCTGGTTCATATGCCTGCTCTTCTGCAGTTTCTCTCATCACAACCAACTTCATCAGGACACATCGAAGATTGTGAGGGAGCAGAATTATACGATCTTTTATACATGTGTTTGCTAAGATAAATACAGGTGACTGTGCAACTTGCTCTAATATTGAAATTAGTTTCTCCAATTCTTAGCAGCTGCTTACATTTTGGGGGAGAATGCTTAGGCTGCAGAGAAAACAAATGATGAGACATTGGGACAAAATAAGACTTTCAGAACGTTGCTTATATTTTGGACAAATGATCATTTTATAAATGTTACCAGACttttaccaaaaagaaaaaagaaaaatcgttACCAGATTGAACGACCCTGCAGTTATTTTATTATGGTACCaacaatgatattttttttttctaatatgaTGATCCAGATTGCTGGTagcatatatggattgcttaaaTTCAGCAGCATTGTTCGTGGCTGAATCTCATGCCTGCTCTAATGCAGTTGCCCTCATGATAATATCATTAGATCACACAGATGAATGTAAGATAATAAGGATCTCAACTTCATCTCTCTGCACCATATTAAATGATACGTGTTATtctatgtgatttggaacattcATTTTGTTGATACTGCTATATTTTTGTGGAAAATATTAAGAAACCATCACCAGATTGAACGATCCTGCAGTTGCAGGTCACAAACCAGAACAGGGCGAGTAAGCACTTTTATGGATAATAAACAGCCAGATAATTCCCCACTATATATCATCCACTTCATGATCTCTGCTTCCTACTTCACATTATAGATCAAGACttcagggctcgtttggttcgcggcaagcatttttcctcctacgAATATAATTTCTGAAAAACAGATTTCTAAAAAGAGGATACCTGAAAAAGTAcatttggcatatttggttaaccatagaaaagtgacagatttccatagtgcttatgtttggttaaccatccacttttctgtaaaagttatatgtaattcctattatatccttaataaaaattaagtctttaatgactctttaatactgaagggtctttttagaaaaaaaataaaaatgaagtgatttccgGCTCATGAGAAAATAACtttctcatgtttctcatgagaaactttttcatgaaatgtagaaatcatattcctatgggaatacaacttttccatctctctcctttgaaaactccaaccaaacaaaaggcatctcattacttttctgcTTACCatactttctttccttctttttccgcgaaccaaacgagccctcaaTGATTAAATAACAACTGTTACGACTGGTACAACACCAATAACATGCATAATGAATACACTACAAAACCGTAAAAAGACATTCTTTAGAAGTTAAAACCATGGCTTAGAAGCACTATTCTGAAGTCAAAATTCTGCTAACCAGGAATTTCCATGTTGAAGCACAGATCGCAACATCTGAGCACCATTGTCTCACAGGTGCCAATTAATTGTTCCAAGGAAACTAATATTGCAAGAAACAATCAAGGGCAGAGTAGAAAGTCACAAGCAAGGGCAAGGTTTAGGTCTGCTGGCAAGCCTGAAGTAAGATTCTGCTAGCAGCTGCCTGTAatgtatggtggattttgtggTACTTGTAAGTCCAGTGTACTACAGGCAGGCCCTAGTAGGAACTAATTTTTTGCTCCAGACAATCAAAACTTCAATTTACAAGCTAAAAGGTTTCATGCACATATCGTAGCATGATTCCTTTTAATCTCAAGTTGCTATTGAAGAGAAGAACTAAAAATGCAATCACAATGAGATTCAATTTCTGTAAAAATGGAGGTTCTACATTTTACGAAGACTTCTGAACACCATCAGCACAGGAATATGCTCCTAATTGCATTCTCTTTGACAGCTCCCTTTGAATTGTATAAATCCGCTTGACTACAACTATATACCAAATCACCAATACCATTACACTTCTCAAAATAATACAGCACCACCAGGATCAGGGAAGACTGCCAAGAGGAATATTAAATGGAGCTAATGTTAATGAATGTTATGATGCCTAGCAATACAAGATGACATGGAAACCAGTGTTTTCTTCTGTTGCCTGCACTTTCCAATAAAATGATAAATCAATAAATGACAAAATTGCACCTTCAAACAAATGTTTGTTTACTTGATGAACGGGTTAGCATAACAGATCTCTTCCTTTTACATCCCCAGATAGAGGCCACCTGGTTTGTCTTTCTCTTACTCCCCAGATAACCTTGGCAGTTGGAAGCCCCACAGTAACACTTGACCATAGGCCCGAAATGCACAAATCTAGATAAAAAAGCATATGAACTCTGTATTATCCTTTCCAGATTACATAATTGAATAAGAAATTCAATGGAAAGTTGAAGAAATTCTATTTTCAAGCGACCCAAACAATACTAATAGTTAAACTTAATGAGACCCTCAAACAAATAAGACGTTGAATAAATTCATATTCCTTCTAATACAGATCTATACAAAATACTGCATCAGGTTATATAAATTCCCAATAGCTTTTGTAGGCCATATGCGTTATGTGCAGGTGTTAAATATCATTGAACACCAAAATTACTCCAAAAGGACAACACATCTACATCTTCAGGCATAGATAGGCATATTTCCTGATATATTGTTTGAAAGAAACCTGTATCAATTCACTGGTTATCAGGGAGGCATCTTATGGAAGTTCTTTTTGATGCAAGTTACAACACAGTCACAGGCAAAAGTGCATCAACAAAGGGATTTGCATGCACAAATCAACCAGCAAATCCAGGAAACAAATTGATGAAGCCATGATCAAGAAGATGCAAGTTAGCACAATCACAGGCAAAAGTGTCTCAAAGGGATTTGCATGCATAAAGCAACCAGCAAATCCATGAAACAAATTGATGGAGGCATGATCAAGAAGATGCAATGACTCAAAGGACTTTATACAGCACACCATTCATCGGAACATGTGGAGGTACATAAGACTAAGGCAGATAAAATCAAGGCTATTCCTTGCACAGGCCAAAACGTCAAAGATTAGAgtattgtaaaaaaaaataaaaaaaggaaagaaaaagacacTTTGTTTAGCTTACTTTTAAACCTTCTAATTTTCATAACCAAACTAAAGTACCAGACTCATTCCAGTAAATGATATCCTTTTTTCTTCATAAACCAATAAGCTTATACCTTGAGCTATAAGTCACAGTATCAAATTGAAGCAACAACAAATATTTCACGACCCATGATGACTTATGAAAAATGATAAAACAAAGATAGCACCTGCTAGAACTATTATAGCATTGATTTATTCACCGGAAGTTCAGTATGCTATATATTTCCTCTAGATATACAATAAAAACCTTAATTAAACTGAAATTCTGATGAATGTTTGATGAACAAGAAGCCGTTGATCTTAGCAATCTAACAGTTCAtaacaacaaaagcaagatacttGTATAACCGTCGTGACTGTCAATATCTACATACTGTTAGATTGTTGATGGGGTCCTTGGTTCTCTAATTGACAGTTGCAGTGCTCAATCAAAGGTGCAATTATGACTAGTATGGCACCATGAACATATTGAAAATTCTGATGAATCTGATGCACAAGAAGCAGTTGACTTTAGAAATCCAACAGTTCATAACAACAAAACCAGGATACTTCTACAACCCTTGTGACTGTCCGCCAAGTCAGATTGTTGATTGGATTTTCTAATCGACAATTGCAGCGCTCAGAGGTGCAATCATGACCACTCTGACATCACGTGCAAATTGGGCCGAAGACA encodes the following:
- the LOC103707410 gene encoding protein TIC 55, chloroplastic — protein: MALFHLSSLCLLSFHKALDSSSSLLPRKPTSIYPISTTNFGSSNIHRTKKIPRKRRRLGECWAAVVDDVDKEVLLPPGTEEQQEEEAAEEYDWREEWYPLYLAAEVPDDAPLGLTVFHKQVVLYRDGGGVLRCYEDRCPHRLARLSEGQLVDGRLECLYHGWQFDGDGKCVKIPQLPDGGKIPQAACAKTYEVRESQGVVWVWMSAKNPANVDKLPWFEHYDRPGFQDLSTIHELPYDHSILLENLMDPAHVPISHDRTDWTAKREDAQPLVFNVTERTSRGFAGQWGRSKNPALMNFLRFQAPCVLSNSLELVDKKGEKQYFSALFLCRPAGQGKSMLIVRFGASTRPVLAKLVPQWYLHQNACKVFEQDMGFLSSQNEVLMKEKVPTKELYLNLKSSDTWVAEYRKWMDKVGLGMPYYFGHRSISLPKEPAVVELAPAGLVAGISASFPAKGGLGTQHAPNPANRYFRHVVHCRGCRSAVRAFQAWKDALLFLTLAALATAILAAARKWKVIALASAALFFAGSYACSSAVSLITTNFIRTHRRL